GCCTCAAGCCGGTCGGCGACCGCTTCTGCGGCTGCCCGAATTGCTTCCTGCTGTGTCTCTTCATCTACCATATGCTATGAGTGTCGCCCGAACGTCAAAGTATTTATGTCGAACGATAATGGTAATCTGGAAATACGTATCAGTTACACTGTCTCTCCGTCGACCATTATAAAAAAAGTAGACTGCGAAATTGCGAGTTCAGACGGTGAGTCCGGGCGTATCGGCCGTGGCAGTGAGGAGTTCTTTGAGCTCCTCGTCGACCGCCGCGATGGTGATCGAGGCTCCCATCATATCGAGGGAAGTCATGTAGTCGCCGACCCACGCGTCCCACGCTTCGAGGTCGTGGTCGTCGACGATCTCTTGGAGTCTGCGGTTGAGGATGAACAGCTCGGACTGCGGAGTGCCACCCATGCCGTTGACCATCGTGATGATCTCTTGGCCCTCGTCGAGATCAAGGTCTTCGAGGACCTTCTCGGTGAGGTGATCGGTGATTTCGTCGGCGCTCATCATGTCGACGCGCTCGGTGCCCGGCTCGCCGTGAATCCCGATTCCGAGTTCGATTTCGTCCTCCGGTAGATCAAACGTTGGCTCACCCTTGTCGGGTGTGACACAGGAGGTGAGTGCGACCCCCATTGTCGCGACGTTGTCGATCATCTTGTTGGCGACGCGTTCGACCTCGTCGAGATCCGCGCCCTCGGCGGCTTTTGCCCCCGCAACTTTGTGAACGAAGATCGTGCCCGCAACGCCCCGTCGACCACTGGTATATAACGAGTCTTCGACGGCCACGTCGTCGTTGACGACCACCTGTCTGACATCCGCGTCCTCCATTTCGGCCATCTCACCAGCTGTTTCGAAGTTCATCACGTCGCCTTCGTAGTTTTTGACGACACAGAGGACGCCTTCGCCGGAGTCACAGGCCTGGATCATCTCGTTGAGCTGGTCGGCAGTCGGCGAAGTGAACACCTCACCGGCAGCCGCCCCATCCAACATTCCGTCGCCAATAAAGC
This sequence is a window from Halohasta litchfieldiae. Protein-coding genes within it:
- the dhaK gene encoding dihydroxyacetone kinase subunit DhaK codes for the protein MKKLINSPEAVVDEMLDGMVAAYPERLRRLDDIEVLVRADGPVSGKVGIVSGGGSGHEPTHAGFIGDGMLDGAAAGEVFTSPTADQLNEMIQACDSGEGVLCVVKNYEGDVMNFETAGEMAEMEDADVRQVVVNDDVAVEDSLYTSGRRGVAGTIFVHKVAGAKAAEGADLDEVERVANKMIDNVATMGVALTSCVTPDKGEPTFDLPEDEIELGIGIHGEPGTERVDMMSADEITDHLTEKVLEDLDLDEGQEIITMVNGMGGTPQSELFILNRRLQEIVDDHDLEAWDAWVGDYMTSLDMMGASITIAAVDEELKELLTATADTPGLTV